The following proteins come from a genomic window of Montipora foliosa isolate CH-2021 chromosome 2, ASM3666993v2, whole genome shotgun sequence:
- the LOC137993499 gene encoding deaminated glutathione amidase-like, whose translation MENGDQSKADVGANLVAVCQMNSTNDVERNLGICEDLIRKAKTRGAKMVFLPECFDYVGENREQSYSMAAPLRSPRMQRMCDLAKELGVWLSLGGYHEQGPPDDKRHHNSHVVINDNGTIVDVYHKTHLFDVNITDGPRMKESNATIPGDRIVPPVSTPVGSVGLAICFDVRFPELSLVLAQQGAHILAFPSAFTEVTGSAHWEVLLRCRAIDNQCYVIAAAQTGQHNAKRRSYGHAMIVDPWGRVISQCREGNDVTVAEIDLDYLNKVRQQMPIMNHKRNDLYGKLNSCPKL comes from the exons ATGGAAAACGGTGACCAGTCAAAAGCTGACGTGGGGGCCAATCTGGTCGCAGTTTGTCAGATGAACTCCACCAATGACGTGGAAAGAAATTTGGGCATTTGCGAAGATCTTATAAGAAAAGCAAAAACCAGGGGTGCTAAG ATGGTCTTTCTTCCCGAGTGTTTTGACTATGTGGGTGAAAACAGGGAACAGTCGTATTCCATGGCAGCTCCATTACGGAGTCCTAGAATGCAGCGCATGTGTGATTTAGCCAAGGAGTTGGGAGTGTGGCTATCCCTTGGAGGATACCACGAGCAG GGTCCACCAGATGATAAGCGACATCACAACTCACACGTGGTAATAAATGACAATGGTACCATTGTGGACGTTTACCACAAAACACACCTATTTGATGTCAATATTACGGATGGACCCAGGATGAAGGAAAGTAATGCCACAATTCCTGGCGACAGAATAGTACCACCAGTATCCACCCCAGTGGGGAGTGTTGGACTTGCCATT TGCTTTGATGTCCGTTTTCCTGAGTTGTCATTGGTCTTAGCGCAACAAGGAGCGCACATACTGGCATTTCCATCAGCCTTTACTGAAGTGACGGGCTCTGCGCATTGGGAG gtaTTGTTGCGATGTCGTGCAATTGACAACCAGTGTTACGTAATAGCTGCGGCTCAAACTGGTCAGCATAACGCCAAGCGACGGTCATACGGTCATGCAATG ATTGTGGATCCTTGGGGTCGTGTGATCTCTCAGTGTCGTGAGGGAAATGACGTGACTGTTGCAGAAATTGACTTGGATTATCTGAACAAGGTTCGCCAACAGATGCCGATTATGAATCACAAGAGAAATGACCTATATGGAAAATTGAATTCATGTCCGAAACTCTAG